One Brassica napus cultivar Da-Ae chromosome C2, Da-Ae, whole genome shotgun sequence DNA window includes the following coding sequences:
- the LOC106381455 gene encoding uncharacterized protein LOC106381455 isoform X3: MSRLSFRPRPLDIHKKLPILKSFKDFEDDDTPTSTTRNSQLLRIASSSSVDVENEVQHPVPSKKLASEIPTPQFVVVDTYERDYLATFGQPASYLRARGARSELGEFVEYDLDNEDDDWLYDFYKDNKELSPEMLESIIFKLEVLDHKTRERAGVITPTLGSPVHVLLQLDAAIEALQSLSINYGVFQDIFNYWKDKRKRWQKPVLRRLQPPPPVNDTNPYNVFRPREKAHRLHTRRMQRRENNVQSFEKLRQVRRNLDQAKTILEALIKREEKKRDVMDGEVSLQRMQLQYRHETELLEDSFAQHGFQPATTSYKYGSSDEELMDSDDYTSTHVRTRPPIIPNSRFTNGSQPRGIKQEVRRRHSSHHNWLHKLDPNEAVMLFTKPLVPEKLAAAGIVPPAPDSSTGQPPSRFKGRIGRGGRIIFDRWNLLMQSHINCGDSFYIAPNH; this comes from the exons ATGAGTAGGCTTTCTTTCCGGCCACGGCCACTAGACATTCACAAGAAGCTTCCCATTTTGAAATCGTTTAAAGACTTTGAAGACGACGACACTCCGACTTCCACCACTAGAAACTCTCAGCTCCTGCgtatagcttcttcttcttctgtagaTGTTGAGAATGAG GTGCAACATCCAGTGCCAAGCAAGAAACTGGCTTCAGAGATACCCACACCTCAGTTTGTTGTTGTGGATACATATGAAAGGGATTATTTAGCCACTTTTGGTCAACCTGCTTCTTATCTACGTGCAAGAGGAG CTCGGTCTGAGCTTGGAGAATTCGTGGAGTATGATCTTGACAACGAGGATGATGACTGgctttatgatttttataaggATAACAAGGAGCTCTCACCTGAAAT GCTTGAGAGCATTATTTTTAAGCTAGAGGTGTTGGATCACAAAACGAGGGAAAGAGCTGGTGTTATCACACCTACCCTTGGTTCTCCGGTTCATGTGCTTTTGCAGCTTGATGCTGCTATTGAG GCCCTGCAATCACTGTCAATTAATTATGGAGTCTTTCAGGATATCTTCAACTACTGGAAAGACAAG CGCAAAAGATGGCAGAAGCCTGTCTTGCGGCGTTTACAG CCTCCTCCACCGGTGAATGACACGAATCCCTACAATGTGTTTAGGCCAAGAGAGAAAGCTCACAGACTCCACACAAGAAGG ATGCAGAGGAGAGAAAACAATGTGCAGTCATTTGAAAAGCTTCGACAG GTTAGACGCAATCTTGACCAAGCGAAGACCATTCTGGAGGCCCTCATTAAG agagaagaaaagaagaggGATGTCATGGATGGCGAGGTTAGCCTCCAGAGGATGCAACTCCAGTACAGG CATGAAACAGAGCTGTTAGAAGATAGCTTTGCTCAGCATGGATTTCAACCAGCTACAACATCTTACAAATATGGCTCAAGCGACGAAGAGTTGATGGACTCAGATGACTACACTAGCACACATGTACGCACAAGACCTCCCATTATCCCTAACTCTCGTTTCACAAATGGATCTCAACCCAGAGGCATAAAACAAGAAGTTAGAAGACGACACTCCTCCCATCACAATTGGCTTCACAAACTG GATCCTAATGAAGCGGTGATGCTGTTCACAAAACCGCTGGTTCCTGAGAAACTGGCTGCTGCAGGGATCGTTCCTCCAGCACCTGATTCATCCACTGGTCAACCTCCAAGTCGGTTTAAGGGGAGGATTGGGCGTGGTGGGAGGATAATTTTTGATAGATGGAATCTTCTGATGCAGTCTCACATTAACTGCGGAGACTCTTTCTACATTGCACCAAATCACTAA
- the LOC106381455 gene encoding uncharacterized protein LOC106381455 isoform X1, with translation MSRLSFRPRPLDIHKKLPILKSFKDFEDDDTPTSTTRNSQLLRIASSSSVDVENEVVLAQVQHPVPSKKLASEIPTPQFVVVDTYERDYLATFGQPASYLRARGARSELGEFVEYDLDNEDDDWLYDFYKDNKELSPEMLESIIFKLEVLDHKTRERAGVITPTLGSPVHVLLQLDAAIEALQSLSINYGVFQDIFNYWKDKRKRWQKPVLRRLQPPPPVNDTNPYNVFRPREKAHRLHTRRMQRRENNVQSFEKLRQVRRNLDQAKTILEALIKREEKKRDVMDGEVSLQRMQLQYRHETELLEDSFAQHGFQPATTSYKYGSSDEELMDSDDYTSTHVRTRPPIIPNSRFTNGSQPRGIKQEVRRRHSSHHNWLHKLDPNEAVMLFTKPLVPEKLAAAGIVPPAPDSSTGQPPSRFKGRIGRGGRIIFDRWNLLMQSHINCGDSFYIAPNH, from the exons ATGAGTAGGCTTTCTTTCCGGCCACGGCCACTAGACATTCACAAGAAGCTTCCCATTTTGAAATCGTTTAAAGACTTTGAAGACGACGACACTCCGACTTCCACCACTAGAAACTCTCAGCTCCTGCgtatagcttcttcttcttctgtagaTGTTGAGAATGAG GTTGTGTTAGCCCAGGTGCAACATCCAGTGCCAAGCAAGAAACTGGCTTCAGAGATACCCACACCTCAGTTTGTTGTTGTGGATACATATGAAAGGGATTATTTAGCCACTTTTGGTCAACCTGCTTCTTATCTACGTGCAAGAGGAG CTCGGTCTGAGCTTGGAGAATTCGTGGAGTATGATCTTGACAACGAGGATGATGACTGgctttatgatttttataaggATAACAAGGAGCTCTCACCTGAAAT GCTTGAGAGCATTATTTTTAAGCTAGAGGTGTTGGATCACAAAACGAGGGAAAGAGCTGGTGTTATCACACCTACCCTTGGTTCTCCGGTTCATGTGCTTTTGCAGCTTGATGCTGCTATTGAG GCCCTGCAATCACTGTCAATTAATTATGGAGTCTTTCAGGATATCTTCAACTACTGGAAAGACAAG CGCAAAAGATGGCAGAAGCCTGTCTTGCGGCGTTTACAG CCTCCTCCACCGGTGAATGACACGAATCCCTACAATGTGTTTAGGCCAAGAGAGAAAGCTCACAGACTCCACACAAGAAGG ATGCAGAGGAGAGAAAACAATGTGCAGTCATTTGAAAAGCTTCGACAG GTTAGACGCAATCTTGACCAAGCGAAGACCATTCTGGAGGCCCTCATTAAG agagaagaaaagaagaggGATGTCATGGATGGCGAGGTTAGCCTCCAGAGGATGCAACTCCAGTACAGG CATGAAACAGAGCTGTTAGAAGATAGCTTTGCTCAGCATGGATTTCAACCAGCTACAACATCTTACAAATATGGCTCAAGCGACGAAGAGTTGATGGACTCAGATGACTACACTAGCACACATGTACGCACAAGACCTCCCATTATCCCTAACTCTCGTTTCACAAATGGATCTCAACCCAGAGGCATAAAACAAGAAGTTAGAAGACGACACTCCTCCCATCACAATTGGCTTCACAAACTG GATCCTAATGAAGCGGTGATGCTGTTCACAAAACCGCTGGTTCCTGAGAAACTGGCTGCTGCAGGGATCGTTCCTCCAGCACCTGATTCATCCACTGGTCAACCTCCAAGTCGGTTTAAGGGGAGGATTGGGCGTGGTGGGAGGATAATTTTTGATAGATGGAATCTTCTGATGCAGTCTCACATTAACTGCGGAGACTCTTTCTACATTGCACCAAATCACTAA
- the LOC106381455 gene encoding uncharacterized protein LOC106381455 isoform X2: MSRLSFRPRPLDIHKKLPILKSFKDFEDDDTPTSTTRNSQLLRIASSSSVDVENEVVLAQVQHPVPSKKLASEIPTPQFVVVDTYERDYLATFGQPASYLRARGARSELGEFVEYDLDNEDDDWLYDFYKDNKELSPEMLESIIFKLEVLDHKTRERAGVITPTLGSPVHVLLQLDAAIEALQSLSINYGVFQDIFNYWKDKRKRWQKPVLRRLQPPPPVNDTNPYNVFRPREKAHRLHTRRRRENNVQSFEKLRQVRRNLDQAKTILEALIKREEKKRDVMDGEVSLQRMQLQYRHETELLEDSFAQHGFQPATTSYKYGSSDEELMDSDDYTSTHVRTRPPIIPNSRFTNGSQPRGIKQEVRRRHSSHHNWLHKLDPNEAVMLFTKPLVPEKLAAAGIVPPAPDSSTGQPPSRFKGRIGRGGRIIFDRWNLLMQSHINCGDSFYIAPNH; encoded by the exons ATGAGTAGGCTTTCTTTCCGGCCACGGCCACTAGACATTCACAAGAAGCTTCCCATTTTGAAATCGTTTAAAGACTTTGAAGACGACGACACTCCGACTTCCACCACTAGAAACTCTCAGCTCCTGCgtatagcttcttcttcttctgtagaTGTTGAGAATGAG GTTGTGTTAGCCCAGGTGCAACATCCAGTGCCAAGCAAGAAACTGGCTTCAGAGATACCCACACCTCAGTTTGTTGTTGTGGATACATATGAAAGGGATTATTTAGCCACTTTTGGTCAACCTGCTTCTTATCTACGTGCAAGAGGAG CTCGGTCTGAGCTTGGAGAATTCGTGGAGTATGATCTTGACAACGAGGATGATGACTGgctttatgatttttataaggATAACAAGGAGCTCTCACCTGAAAT GCTTGAGAGCATTATTTTTAAGCTAGAGGTGTTGGATCACAAAACGAGGGAAAGAGCTGGTGTTATCACACCTACCCTTGGTTCTCCGGTTCATGTGCTTTTGCAGCTTGATGCTGCTATTGAG GCCCTGCAATCACTGTCAATTAATTATGGAGTCTTTCAGGATATCTTCAACTACTGGAAAGACAAG CGCAAAAGATGGCAGAAGCCTGTCTTGCGGCGTTTACAG CCTCCTCCACCGGTGAATGACACGAATCCCTACAATGTGTTTAGGCCAAGAGAGAAAGCTCACAGACTCCACACAAGAAGG AGGAGAGAAAACAATGTGCAGTCATTTGAAAAGCTTCGACAG GTTAGACGCAATCTTGACCAAGCGAAGACCATTCTGGAGGCCCTCATTAAG agagaagaaaagaagaggGATGTCATGGATGGCGAGGTTAGCCTCCAGAGGATGCAACTCCAGTACAGG CATGAAACAGAGCTGTTAGAAGATAGCTTTGCTCAGCATGGATTTCAACCAGCTACAACATCTTACAAATATGGCTCAAGCGACGAAGAGTTGATGGACTCAGATGACTACACTAGCACACATGTACGCACAAGACCTCCCATTATCCCTAACTCTCGTTTCACAAATGGATCTCAACCCAGAGGCATAAAACAAGAAGTTAGAAGACGACACTCCTCCCATCACAATTGGCTTCACAAACTG GATCCTAATGAAGCGGTGATGCTGTTCACAAAACCGCTGGTTCCTGAGAAACTGGCTGCTGCAGGGATCGTTCCTCCAGCACCTGATTCATCCACTGGTCAACCTCCAAGTCGGTTTAAGGGGAGGATTGGGCGTGGTGGGAGGATAATTTTTGATAGATGGAATCTTCTGATGCAGTCTCACATTAACTGCGGAGACTCTTTCTACATTGCACCAAATCACTAA